The genome window TCGGAGCGAAGATTTTCTTCAGTTCCGTATCCGCTGCCTTGAAAACCTCCACGACACGTTCGGCAACCTTGTCCGGATCAAGTCTTCTGTAAAGCTTGGGGTCCTGAGTCGTGATACCGCGCGGGCATTTCCCGGTATTACAGAGATTGCAGCGGTTATATTCATCACCGAAACAGTCTGCAGCAGCCTGCATAATGTATTTGCCGATTGCTACGCCGGATGCGCCAAGCATCATGAGCGCAGCAGCATTTGCAGCAAGGTTGCCCTTCTTGCCCACGCCGCCTGCTGCGATAAGCGGCAGTTCGTTCTGCTTGCCCTGTTTGACCAGGTCGAGATAGCATTCCCTGATGTTCGATGCGATCGGATGGCCCATTTTGTCCATCGAAACGTTGTACGCCGCACCAGTGCCGCCGTCCTCGCCGTCAATACAGAGACCGGCTGCATACGGGTTCCTGGCAAGGTTGTTCAGGACCGCTTTTGCGGTCTTGGAGCCCGAGATCTTCGGATAGACCGGCACCCTGAAACCCCATGCCATGGACATGGACTGGATCATCTTTGCGACCGCCTCTTCGATAGAGTATTTGGTCTGATGGGTCGGCGGCGACGCAAGATCAACGAACTGCGGCACACCGCGGATCTTTGAGATCAGCTTCAGCACCTTCGCGGCCATGAGCAGTCCGCCGTCGCCCGGCTTTGCTCCCTGGCCGTATTTGATCTCTATGGCTGCAGGGTCTTCGACCATATGCGGGATCGCCCTGACAATCTCGTCCCAGCCGAAATACCCTGAGGCTATCTGGATAATGAAATATTTCAGGTACCGGGACCTGAGCAGCCGGGGAGGCATGCCGCCCTCTCCGGAGCACATCACCACAGGCATGCCTTCAACTTCATTAAGATATGCCACGCCCATTGCAAGACCTTCCCACATCGGCGGTGAAAGCGCACCAATAGACATGGAGCCGATCATAATCGGATATATCTCCCTTACCGGGGGGATAAAGATATCGCTCTTTTTGTCCATCTGGAGCCTGTCGCCAACAACCGAAAGCGGCATCTGCTCGGGTGACATGACCCGGCCTAGCAGTGTCCTGATCCGGAACTCATGTCTTCCCGCGTCCAGCGCCGGGTCAGTGAGCATCGATATTCTGGTGAACTTCAGCCTGTCCAGCGTTGATACGGTCGGATCGTTTCTTCTTCCGCCTCTCTTATATCCATCGCCGCCCTTATTCTTATAGTGAAGCATCTTATGCTGAGGATTAAGCTCAGGCTCGATCGCCTCATTCGGGCATACAAGAGTGCAGGAGCCGCAGCCTGTGCAGTAGCGTTCCATGTCCTTCACCTGCTCGACCACTTGTACGACCTGCCTTACCGCAACAGGCGTCGGCACAGGACCTTCAGACCTGACCGTCCGCAGGACCTTTACCGCCGGCTCGATCGCCTTTACCGGGCATACTGCCGTACATCTGCCGCAGCGCTTGCAGCGGTCATCCCTCCAGCGGATGATATAGGGGAACTCCCTGAGCGAGAGTTTATGATTATTGTCTAACCGTGCAGCTGGTTCCATACCTTCACCTCCTGTGCATCCGGTGACCTTCACCTCCTGTGCATCCGGTGAAATGATCACCATATCGTATTTCATCGGGAAAATGTCCTTTGACTTGTCTCTCTTTGGGACAGCGCTGTCAACGCCGCATTCTTCTGACATAAGCGCATATCTGCCTTTCACTCCGCCCACAACACCCGGCCTGAGTTTCTTGGAATCCTGCACCATAAATACCCTGCCGTCGGGCGTAAACCCTATAACCATATTAGGCCCGTCAATACAGAGCTGCCTCATGGACTGCTTCATCAGACCCACGGCCTCAGCATCAGATCTTTGTGCGATCTCAGTTGCTTTAAGAGGGGTTATAACATCCTTGTAATAATGAAGCGGAAATCCAAGCTGCCTCACCGAGTAGTGAAGGATATGCGTAAAGACCTCGCTATCGCTGTTATAACCCATATAGCCGGGGAACCCCCTGCTCGAAAGATACTCCCTGATCGGCACGAATGCCGTATTTTCGCCATTGGTCATGGAACAATACCCCTGTATGAAAAAGGGGTGGCAGGCATAGAGATAGATTGCATAATTAGTGTTCTGCCTACCCTGGGCAAAGATGATCTTCGCCTTGAGGCTGTCATTGTCAAGGCCGAAGAATTCAGCAACCTGCAGAGGATCGCCGACCTCTTTGATTGTGATAACATCAGGATAAAAAGAAAAGACAAAGATAGAGCCGTCAGACTCTCCCTGTTGCCGCAACGCAAGCCGCGTGCACATCAGAAGGTCTTCCTTCTCCTTTACAGACTTGTTTTTGAATGCTACAGGGTACTCATAGGCACGGGCAAAATAGTGGTCGCGGCTTATGATGCCGTCAACAGGCCGTGTCTTGGGCTTCCACTCATGTTTGAGCTTGAAGCCCTGTTTCTTCATATAATCGTCAAGAACTTTCCTTCCGTCCCTGGAGCAGATGCCGGAGAGAACCGGATATTTCTTCAGCTTCTCGAACTCTCCCCCAAGGTTCTTGAGCGTTAGCCCAAGCCCTGAACCGTCATGTCCTTCTTTCATGGTCTCAAGGGCAAGAACAGGCTCCATGGGCGAGATGTATTCTTTTGATGTAATCGCAGCAAGTCTGCACATGTCTGTTACCTCTACCTTCTGTTCTTTAAAAATAGGCAAAAAAAGCGTCTCTGCCGGTCCTCTGGCATAAGACGCCCATACGTTAGCCGCATGCCGTCTTTTATTATATAAAAGTGCTGATTTTCATTTCAAGGAAAGTAAAGGGGTACCCTGGGACCGGACGGCAAAATTACACCCTGACGCTAAATATCCGGCTGCTGCTGGGCAGCCTGTTTTTCCTGATAAAGAATCATATATTCTGCTTCGAGTGATTCAAACCGTTTGACAGCCTCCTCAAGTTCCTTATCCTTTGCCTTAAGCGATGCCTCAAAATCCCTCACCATCTCCTTCAGGTCCTCGTTCTCCTTCAGGACCTCCGCAGGAGTTTCACTGATCATTACCGGTCCCTGCGTCTTCATCTGGTCAAGCTCCTTCTGCCATCTGCCGACTTCCTCGACAAGACGCTCGTTTTCTTTTTCGAGTGTCGCAACACAGAGCTCGAGCTGCTTATAGTTCTCCCGGAACTCAGCAAGAGGCGCCTTCATGGCCTCGCCCATTCCTGCCTTCTGTGCAGCATCAAAGAGCTTATTTTCAAGGTCTTTATTCTTATCCTTAAGGGAGTCGAACTTCAGCTGGGACTCGGCTATCACATCCTTATAGCTCATCAGAAAGGCGATCTTTCTGGCTTGAGCCTCTGCAAGCGCCTTGGCGCCTTTGAGATCCTCGCTGATACCGCCAATCTCCTCCACCTTATCCTGCAGGACATCGATCTTGTCAAGGGCCGTCTTTTTATCCTTCAGCACCGTCTTGATAGCCTCATCAAAACTCTTATAGATCTGATTCCAGAGCAGAGGCATCTCATCCTCTGCCTTATCGGGTTTTACAAGCAGACCCTTCAGAAACAGGAGTCTTGCAGAGTGCAGCTCATTGATCACCTTCGAATCGGCTGTTGCACCTTCCTGCGCCTTCTGTTCGTCAGAGGCAAGCTGCTTCATCTTCTCATCTGCCTGCTCCCTGAGGAACTTCCCGAAGTTCATCACCTTATTTTCAACCCTGACCGGTCTGAG of Nitrospirota bacterium contains these proteins:
- a CDS encoding 4Fe-4S binding protein, which gives rise to MEPAARLDNNHKLSLREFPYIIRWRDDRCKRCGRCTAVCPVKAIEPAVKVLRTVRSEGPVPTPVAVRQVVQVVEQVKDMERYCTGCGSCTLVCPNEAIEPELNPQHKMLHYKNKGGDGYKRGGRRNDPTVSTLDRLKFTRISMLTDPALDAGRHEFRIRTLLGRVMSPEQMPLSVVGDRLQMDKKSDIFIPPVREIYPIMIGSMSIGALSPPMWEGLAMGVAYLNEVEGMPVVMCSGEGGMPPRLLRSRYLKYFIIQIASGYFGWDEIVRAIPHMVEDPAAIEIKYGQGAKPGDGGLLMAAKVLKLISKIRGVPQFVDLASPPTHQTKYSIEEAVAKMIQSMSMAWGFRVPVYPKISGSKTAKAVLNNLARNPYAAGLCIDGEDGGTGAAYNVSMDKMGHPIASNIRECYLDLVKQGKQNELPLIAAGGVGKKGNLAANAAALMMLGASGVAIGKYIMQAAADCFGDEYNRCNLCNTGKCPRGITTQDPKLYRRLDPDKVAERVVEVFKAADTELKKIFAPMGRSTELPIGMSDGLSVDDKAIAERLGISYAC